Part of the Athalia rosae chromosome 2, iyAthRosa1.1, whole genome shotgun sequence genome, CATAGCTCAATTTAAGTGATGGTTGAAATAATTTGCACCTATTGCCACAATCTCAGGCATTAAAAAGGTCTTCAGTTCAGAGTTACCTTTGGTTTTAGTTCCAGCAAATTTTTGTATCTTATTTCCAATTCTCTCAATAGTTTGTAGTTCAGGTGATTTCCATCCAGGTTTATTTCACAACTAGAGATATGAGTAACAATATCGAATGATAGTTAATACCATCACTCATTGAAACAACTGAACAAACAGGCAGGTCGGTATAATTAAGCGATAGTTGCCATCATAACCAGACTGGTAACTTAGTTGGCCTAGAGGTAATGTAGAAGAGTCAAAATGTATTagaaagttttcttttcgtcttctttcttttttattagatCTGCAAAATGTTCTATTACTTAATTAACTTATTTTTTAAGCTTATTTAATGTGTTTTGTAACCCAATGGAATGGGTAAAGGTGCCTTTTTTAATGGTATTGTTTCTCTTACAGAGCAAACTCCGAAGTCCAGTGGTTAAATCGTCAATTACTCGCTTACCAAAATCTTCAACAAAATCAGTATCAGCCGAAAGAGAAGTCGTTAAATCAGGAATCTCTTCAAAAGTACTGAAAAATAAACCTCCGACAATAATGTACCCGAAATCAGAAGAGTCGGAGTCTCAGACAGTTGAAAATGTCTATGAAGATAATATAGAAGACATAGACAAAGTTATGAGatccaaaaaatgcgataccATAGTCAGCAGTGTTACGGATGGCAAcaggaaagaaaatgaatcagAGCCAGAAACAGgcaatattgaaaaacagCCAGAGTTTCAAGAAATAGAAGGAGAAATTACTGTTCCAGAATCTGACAAAAATGGCCCTAGCAGTGCTGGTAAGGAAGTTAAAATAAATCTTATAAATGAAGCTGTATCTGAATCCTTGGAAAGAGGTATTTCCAAGGAAGAAACTGAAGAGCATGAGGTCAAATTGAACCTTATGGTGGAAGACAGTCCTCTGAAAGCTTCACTGAAACAGGAATTAGAAAGTCCCGAAGAATTGCCAGAAATTCAAGACAAAATGCAGCAAGAAGAGCCACTTTGTGAGccacaaaaagaaaatggacaTGTTGCAAATGAGAAGGACGACCAAAGTGAGGATTTGGCAGATACTGAAAGCTGTTCCGTAGATGTAGTTGAGTCAACGACCTCTGAGATGTCAGAAGCATCCGATCTTGCCCAAATGGAAtctgaaaaagcaaaagaattgCCTCCTCAGCAGACAAATGACGATATCTCATTTGTTTCCTTTGATGCCTCTATTGTGCTTAAAGATGTTCACGTGCGGCTCAATGACTGTCTCAAGGATAATTCTCATCTGTATGATCTGACTACTGGAGAAAGCTccatgtccgaacctgcgtgCAAAGATTCTTCATTTGGCAGAACTCTGAGGAACATATCTGGGAGACATTCGATCAACAGAATGCGCCATGTCACAGTTCGCAATAGACTTACACCTAATAATTCGCTTTATGTCAACATGTCAACTGTTTCTGTGCCTGACGAAGAGTCACGAGATCATAAAATCCTTCGCCATCGCACTGGTTTATCCGAAACATTTACTTGCAACGGTACTCCATCAGAACGCAAGCGTAAACTTGAGCCAGAAGTTTGCAGCGAAGCTAAGAAGGTCAAAACTGATTCAGCGAGCAGTCTTTTCAACACTTCGATTGGAATTCTGCAGGGCCTTCGCAGACCTATTCAAGTATCAACACCAAATGTCAACGCCTACAAATTTAAGCCAGAAAAATTGGATATCAGTGGAATTGTTACAAACGATGAAAAAGTCGTTCAGGAGCAGTCGGGAGCTGCCAAAAAATGGTGCAGCATTATGTAAATTCATTTGAAGCAGGTAGAAGTTTGTGTAaaaggttttctttttttttaccttcttaTGACCAAGCCGTCAGAATTATTTAATCACATTATATGAATTACGCATCGCATCGTATGACTCTGATACACAAGTGTCCGATCAGATTATagctgaaaataattgagtgtAGATctgcttttattattttctcaccaAGGATTCTGATCGACGGAATTTTTAATATACTTACGTAATTCTGTTTCAATGCAGCATGTCAGTGTCACACTATATGGCAACTAAAACAATGCAGCAGAATTCTGTTTCtctactttgaaaatattgttgatCAGCGAATTAGTGATTGCTATTTGAGccacaaacaaaataaatagttGAAAGCAGTTTAtgccaataaaaataatcactcGAATATTTCAGCTAAGATATTGTTAAGGTTTGTCAAATTGTGTCACCGATatcgttttaaaaaaaattatttcatttaatattattttcaaattaagtttattattattacgtatataatatttctgaccattattttatacaagtCGAGAGTAAAGACTACGACAATCCACCGCCTTCTCTTTGATTTAAATCTGATTCCGCTGTAATATCACCATGACATAATTACAATTTTAAAGATACAAGGCTAGCGATTCTTCTCACATTTCCGCCATATTTTTGTATCACCTATACTGGCATCTATAGAGGTAGGAAATTAggacaataatttttattcggaaaTATTAGTAACTATACTTGTAGTGTCctgttcaaagttcaaaattttattccccaTTTTTAAATCCTCCCAACTCGttgggaataattttttatcgtatctTATTAACTCTGTAACTCCTCAAaacttctttgaaaaactCTCAAGTGTGCCAATGCTTGTTACATATTAATTATGTCCTGAATATATTGAGGAcaccggaaaaaaattctggatcTATTATTATCAAGTAATAAGTTTagtcttatacatatattttttataccacCATCGCTTCAAGATATGGAAACAATTGAGAGTAGATTAGCGCGATGGTATTATTAGTAACTCTAATACTAAGATTATATTTGATTATCACGATAAAGATAGTCAAtatcaaatataaaataattttcgattaGTTCATAGTATTGTATGTATTGCCGTTTTTATCttgctctttttcttttcttccttttattctaaatgatgaaaaaaaccgaaaaattagCCAGTTATTCATACTCATACCGTTGAAATGTACTATCCCGATTAAATGTTTTAGCAGGCATTGTTCGTGTgattcatacttttttttttcctgcattTACTTACAGTTATGCACATTGTAAATGCTATATTGTTACATTATGAGATTTCCATGTAATATTCAGCTCTGAAAACCATTTTTCTTGAGTTTACATCATAGAAAGTGCTTCCTTTCAGCtcacttttttcaaaggatATTAATCATCGGGCACTTGGATACAATTCAaattaatatttgaaataGATATTTGCTTTCTCGCTTTGATTTATTTTGTGGAATTGTTAATCAGTATGCCAAATACTAGAATaagagaattttctttcaactttttttttcataaataattagCCAAGACTGATAAGAAAGCATTATCCTCATTTAGAGACCGAatggtatttgaaaaaatatacactcTATATCTCcttattttcatcaaagttAAGAGGCGCGGATATTCTATGAAAGTATAAAATTTGTACATAAAAAAGTATAACTTTTTAATAAAGTATCCAAGATTATTgtgtcattattattgtatgaagaattaattatacatgcaccgagaagaaaaaaacagaaaagctGTTCAGTTGCCGGAAAGCATCGGAAGATCTCCTAATTTTGTACGATTCCAGATTTTTacaacttttctctttttgaatcGTAGCCCCAGCTACCCGCCTCTTCGATGTCGGGACGATCAGCAAAATTCCGCGAAAATTCGCAAATTTTCGGGTCACGTGAAGACGTTGAATCGGGTCTGATCGGGTCTTCTCGTTGCAGACGGTGTCTGGACAACGAACAGCGTGTCTGTAGTGATTCGCCACACTTGCGTTTAGTGCGTCAGTGTCCGTGACCCTCATGTAATATTCGCGCTCGTGTCCGTGCGAGAGACGGCCGACACTAGTGCCTCTGGCAGTGTTGAGTGGACACATGTGTGGCGAGAATAGCATTTTGTATCGGTATAAATAGGGAATTAAGAAGTAAGTAATGATTGTTAATTAGAAAAAGTGTAACCGTGCGATCGATTTCATACCAGTTTCTAAGTTTGAGAGTTTAGTGTTACGTGATCAGGTTTATTTATAACAAAGATTGTGGGCTAAATATGTGGGCACAGTGCTGCCTGCCTGCCGCCTGCTGCCTGCTGGGGCGGTGGACCTTTGTGCAGGCGTGTGTTTTCCATGCGGTACACGTTGTCCGGATGATTTTACGACGATTGATTAATTGTATGTCACTCGTATATGATCAACCCTGAAAGGCCTCGACTTACACGCGCCGATCCAACACCATCGTCATTCCCGGCTTTTCCTCGCTCGTATCTCATTCACGCGCTTGTCCGAGGTGAACGAAATATTCGAAGGGCAAGCGATTTCGTTACACATACTTTTGCAAATATAGCGGTGAATGCGCGATTCTTACACGCTCTTACACGTGTAGTTAtgtgtcgatgaaaaatatcgacgcACACACGCAAGAGTATCCAATGAATCAGTGAAGTGAGCGTGCTGCTGCTGACCTAACCGAGGCATGCCGCTTACTACTGGGATATAATCATATTTCATagataaataatcaatcgatAAGTCCAATATTGTGcgagatttttctctcagttaTTAAGCGTGCGTAACGTTGATGAGAAACTCGAAATCCGTATAGTTTATACGCCTGAAAAAGTAAGCGTCTGAGCTTTAAGTCTGTTCGTTGTATGAATTGCACACGTGAATTGATATTCGTTAACGGTATGGTGACTGTGGCGGCTGTGTACTTTTTGAGTCGAAtatcataaaaatattattatgagGTTTTGTGAAATCCATTCTATAAATTAAACTCAACAATAGAAATCTTGTTCGCAACAATTTGGCAGGAGTTCTCCTAAATTTTCCAATAATTCTAAACATAACCTAATAACCCGCGTGTACAGCGATATAGGTAACCACGGTGTGAATGCCTTCGGAGTCGGTGCAATACGATACCTCATAGCGATTGATTTATTTCGGGCAttattttgattattgttAAATTTAAATAGCTATGTGTTCCATCTATGCCGATTTATTAGATTCGATCGTAAACatcagattattattttatctttgaTAGTTCTTATTTGTAACATGCTCTATCGCGTGACGTTACAATGTTAGCATTTTTGCATACCGTTATCTGCGAACGCGTCACATGTTATAGCTCTTTCGGAAGatcagccaaaaaaaaatagtctttTTTCACAGAACTTACGAAAACTAGTCGCGTATCATagttattcttattttatttgtatgaACCTTGATTGTATATGCTGTGTCTACATTTATTATAATGTAAATACTTAATAAGTAATTTACTTATAACATAGAATTCTGATTTATAACGCCTCACGATCCCTCGTATCAGTTATCAAGAAACTTTTATCCATtggtctctttttcttttatttactttttttctcatgtttttCAACATATATTGCAGTTTGCCACATAGTCTGGAAGAACCTCATAACAAACCTGGGCAGGTCATGGAAACTGGATTCTTGAATTTTCGCGATGAGGAACACTTCTCAGGTTTCTCTTCGCCATTGGGTCAAGTGAGTTCACTCAATTGATGAGCAGAATTAAGTCGATATCACATTTTCATTTGTCCATTATTCACTAACCAATTTACCGTTATACCTATTTTAAAGCATGATATATTGGAAGAATCACATAGTTCGCTCATGGAGTTGATGGAAGATGACTTCCATTATAATTTGGACTCCAGAATAGATTCCTCAGCTATTCTATGGGGTACAGAACAAGAGtgcgtattaaaaaaaaattttgtccctACTAGAATCGTTGCATTATACCTGTTATTGAGGAAAGATTTCAATGTAGGTTAAACGGCGATATGGCCGTACTGCCGGATTCCGGTGTTGCTACAGTTTACCCCAAAATGGAACACATCAAGGAGGACTTTGCCAAAATGCTCACAGATTGGCAGGAGCATATAGGCTCTCTACAGGTAAATTTGAAGATGAGTTGCCACTCGTAGTTCCTGTTTCGGGGTAACTCTAACAACGTGACGATCCTTCATTTTCTAGGCTTCTGATCCAGAAGAAGATATTGACGTCAAAGACATGGTGGGACTTGATATAGGTATGCCTGAAAAAGTATCCACTGATATTCCAGATAACATTTTCGAAGATGAACCCGCCTTTTGTTCATACCCTACTCCCAAGAAACAAAAGTCCGGCAGTCCTTATAaagcgaaatttgaaaagtcaGATTTTTCCGAGTCACAGCGAATAGGTTTGTAAATAGCCCCGTGTTTGATCTACCGGGTTTTCAATTTCGTACGGTAATGAGCAAAGACAGAAACTTCAGTCATCTTTGATTCCCCAGCAAAGTTGAAACCTCAAAGCTCGATATGTTCGGGCTTGAAGCAGCCTAAAACGGAGATGAATGACACAGTGGGAGGAAAGGATCGCACAGTCAAGCTCAAAGCGCCCACtgacatgaaaaaaatcaaactggaGAAAACAGAATTCACACATTCGAGAGAGACTGAGATGGAAGACTGTATAGATGTGGAAACTGTTTCCGAACAAGTACCAGGTAATTGTTTGCTCTCTCATTCGAGGCATTGGTTGAAATGGGATATCCAtgctcgaatattttgactAATAACAGTTTCTGCATCTCCTTCAGTACTAGAGGCTAGAGATGTGAAAAGTCTCTTGGAACAGTTCGAAGCTTCGGAAGCTGTGACTCCTCGCACTTCGATCACTAGCTATTCACAGGGAATCACATCGAGTGAAGTTCCCTCTGCTCATCACAGTAAATCGGTTAGCGGCGCTAGTAAATCTCTTTTAACTCCAAATAAAAAGCCAGCTGAAGCTGTCGACTCCACCCTACACCAAAATATTATGGATTCGCTACCTAAAGAAGTTATCGATAGGATAAAGGTGAATTGAAAACAGCTTTTGTAATAGATATTTGAGGTCCGAATGACTCGTctctcgttgaaaattgaattaaatcaGAGGTATGTTCGGCGTTAGGCATCTGGACGCAAACGGGTCATACCGTTGATTCCAGCTATACCGACCAGAAAATCTGGAACTCGAAGTAGCGGAACCCGTATGCAAGACGCTGCAGCTACTCTCTCTCGTAATAAACTATTGAAAATCGTAAGTGTCTGAAAATCTAGACTTCCGAATGTTATACTCTGGAAAAGCGCAATCCATCTCATGTGTCTGTTAACGGTGACAGGTAACTTGTAATTCCAACGGAAACGGAAGAGCCGATGGGTCGGTTCAGTTGGATCACGATTACTGTAGCAGTGCGAGTCCGATAACGAGCTGTTCAGAGAGCAACGCAGAATTCGACAGACAATGCAGTgacagtgaaaaatttttatcgaaaaaagaCGATAGTTCTAAACAGTCAATTTCCCAGACTGTACGTGCCGCTAAGTTTGAAACCGGCAGTCGTATAACGGGTAGGAAAACCTTGCCTAAATCCAGTGACAGCTGGGCTGATCATAATTCTAAAAAAGACAGTGGCTTGGAATCCGGTGACGTTAGCGATGCGAGCGAAGAATTACCATCGGCAGTGAAATCCTCCGGTACTAAAATCAGCGAAATCGCGATAGAACGTTCGAAAGAACCACATCAAGATAGTCTcctcaaacaaacaaatatcaCTACGACATCTACGACTAGTATTTCCACTATCGTAAATAACTTGTGCACCAGCAAGACCGTGACTAAGCCTTCCCCCGtgcacgaaatgaaaatacgtTCTGCTCTTGCCACAAGTATTTTGCAACTGCGGAAGGGTGTCCTCACCAAGACAAAGCCTGTGTTAGACATTGCGAATGGCAGGAGAGCTGGCGCCTATATCGTAGGTATGGAAACTGGTAATCCCAAAGTACAGCAAATGGTCTCCGTATTGAAAAAACCACCAACTGGTCCGCCAACGACTTTGGCCATAACTAGTAACCCCAACGAAAGTATAGTTACCACTACCAACAGTTCTAACGGTGAAGTGCAGAACATAATCGTTCAAGACTTTGAGCAAGCGAATGAGGACGTTCAGAAACCAGTTAGGAAGAAGCTGAATCTTGCCGAGTACCGTAGTAGACGAGATAAGAATCGCAGCGATAACAGCAGGACTAACTCACCCATTCAACCTATGACTTTGATTTATATTCATCACGTCTCTACAACGACCGAGCCGATTAAAGATGACCCGGAGAATCCGGTCTGGTCCGAAAGGGAAATTGTCTCCGTATTGAAACCCAAAGCTGAcgtagaggaggaaaaaaatagaccTAAGGTGATCACGCATGATGTAGGAATACAGACAAATGAAACAGTCTTCAATAGCCCTGCCAAAAACAATACGCTTAATAACGAGAAGAGGTatgttttcttcaaatttaaaaGAGTTGAGGAGATGAAGATTATTCTTTGAGCACGTGTAAACTTTCGATTGAATATTTGCAGAACTGATCAAataagagatagaaaaaatcgacgatacaGACGGCGAAGAGATAGTTCTAGTTTGAGCCGCTCTAGGTCACGTAGTAGCAGTAAAAGCAGAAGTACAAGTACATCGCATAGACGCAGCACgacacgaagaagaagaatcagCCACCGCCGCAGCTCCGTTAGCTCCAGCAGCAGTTGGTCCTCGCGTTCTCGTTCCAGATCTCGTTCAACCTCGCGATCTCTATCTAGGTCTAGGTCACGCTCCAGATCTTCCAGATCGTCGAGATCGAGGTCCAGGTCAAGGTCAAGATCGAGTTCAACTTCGAGATCGAGGTCGAGGTCTTCTTCCAGATACTCGAGTTGCTCAAggtaatttcttttcattaatttcccAGCAAAAATGTGTTTCCAACGGCAGTTTATcgggaaaaagaaatctgCAGCAGCTAATTCAAATGAATAATAAGTCGTAAATAGATTGTCatttctaaaagaaaaatggggatTGTAGGTCTCCGACTCCCCCAAATTCTGGGAAAGGTAAAACATTAGGTCACCGTCGACGGCTGAGACGTGATCACGCTCCAAGTTATGATAGGCCCAGGCGGCACTCCTCTGATAGCAGTCACAGCTACCAGAGCTGGAGGAGGTAAAAATGTTGCTTAAATTCAACTGTGAATAGTATTGGGTTATTCCAACGCTCATCGTGTACCTAAGGAATTTTAATGcatcattgaaaatttctatcgagttattttcttctcaataTGATCTGTGAAACTCCGAGGTGCAGACAATATAGGAAAGGTGGTGGAATATTTATATGATTTGTTGATTTTCTTGTTCATAATAATATTCTATAATTGttttgttgaatttcattAATCCTATTGCTTAATAAGTTCTGTTGGTTGAACTTTCAGATGCCCTTGTTCAACTTATCCATATTTTTAACTCATTCTCTCTTTCAATCAGGTCTTCTTCTAGTCTCGGAAGGAAGCCATACGATACGTGGACCGACCGAGAGAAACAAAGGCAGGTAGAGGAACGAAGAGTAATTTATGTTGGACGATTAGAAGAAGGTGTTATGAAGGCCGATCTCCGTAGGAGATTCGAAGCTTTTGGTCCGGTTGTAGACATCAGTGTACACTTCCGTGAGCATGGGTAAGCCGCCCGTTATTTTAAATAACTTCGAATTTTAGAGCACAAGTATCGAGTGGATAAAAACTATTCGCTGTTCTTGATTCTGCCACTCAGACTGAtcttcctttcattttatcatacTTACAGAGATAATTATGGCTTTGTAACGTTTGCATATAAAAATGATGCATATGAAGCGGTAGAGCATGGTAATGACGATCCGTCACAGCCTAGGTATGACCTGTGTTTCGGTGGCCGAAGAGCATTTTGTAAAGTGAAATACGCCGATCTTGGTGAGTCGATGATCTATTTTAAATGAATTATTGGTCCGATAActtgagttttgaaaaaatttagtaatcgatgaattatttgtGCAATAGATGGGATGGCGAGTAACTCATTAGGAGGGGGTAGAGGAGGTTCTAAGTTGGAATCGGACAATTCTTTCGATCTCTTGCTGAAGGAGGCACAAGCAAAACTACGTAAGAGAAAGGTTTGACACATGTATCGTATATTGATAGTAAATCTAACATAGTAACGATATCTGTACCGTCACAATCATACGTTATGATTGTAAAAAGAGCTGGgaagatgatgatggtgatataaatgtaataattCTGTAGTATTTGAAAGGTGCGCGCAGATAATATTGCTAAACTAATCCCTCTATTGATATTTTAATCCTAAGCACGAACCTTTATATCTATTGACCATTGCTAATCGGTAAAGCCACTGAACAGTAAAGGTTCACATAATGTATATTAGATAGAAACTGTACGTTTACAAGTGATTACTTATTGAGTAATGCGTAGTAATTATGGCTTCTTTCTGCCCtacatcgttcgttcgtcggaaGCCAAAGTTATCGTTTAATTATGCGATACTATCATCTCTTTCTCTTaagtttttgtaaaaaaatcaaccaaaACTCAACAATTCGATTCATGATTACGAAAGGAGTATCTGACTGTCAATTTTGGTATGATCGTAAACATGGTACACCCGGAAAGATTGCATCAGTCAGAATAAACCTTGTACGTACAATGTTAAGTCCTCCGAGTACAATCCATAACGactgaaaattgtattttcctTTATGTTCAGAACGTCGTGTTCAAATTGTCACTATCGAACAATGTTTGTGTGTATGCGTATCATGCGTTgcttggacttttttttaattattttcgaatactTCGCGGTACGCGAAATCGTAGAGAATGTTAGTCTTACCTAGGTTTCACATTTTCAGTTActtaaaaattgttcaacgcAAATAGCTCTGTTCATGTACGAAATCAAGAGTTGCTAAGAAGATTCAGGTCATCGTTTCATACTcaaatttgtttaaatttttatttcattttattttattttattctacttttccTTAATTCAgacatcaaatttttatcataccGCTTAATTATAAATGATCGTGGTATAACTAGACACGTCTTTACTGCCTATATTCCGATTGGAAAATCTTCCTGCCTAGTATGATGTGACAGCAATTGTGACAAGATCTGCAGTAGCAATATCATCAGAAATTGCAGTCTTTGCGTTGAAACATTCGGCGTATGGAATGGCGGAATGCTAATATTATAGTCGTAAACGATGTGAACAAAGCATGTTTTCAAAATCGTACCTATTCCGATAGTAGACAAAGCAATTTGCGAGTCGATTCTACGTAATTCTCTTTGTATCAACGACTAGTAACAGATATTAGGATCAAAACTGCTGTAAACATTAAAAACGGTTTTAGAAggaattgggagaaaaaatatattcaaattaaaataagGCAATTCCGTCACGGTTTGATCGCAATATTatcattgataataattttgctGGAAAAACTATAGCGATtttctgaaatgaaaaattttaccagTAATAATATTGCTATCCTATTATTGTATAAGTTGGTGCGCTATTCGGCAAATCGAGTTTCCTCATATTGTCAAGATGAATCATactaaaagaataaataaaaacatgaAGACCGGATGTAAATTGGTGGTGAAATACCAAATACCTTAGTTTTACTACCCTATCTATTCTCAATGGTTCTGCTGCACTGCGCTAATAAGGGTAATGGTGGTCTCTATTATTTAGCGGAAGACTGCGAGTGCTGTGTTTTAACTTTTTAATGATGCTTT contains:
- the LOC105693164 gene encoding serine/arginine repetitive matrix protein 2 isoform X1, which translates into the protein METGFLNFRDEEHFSGFSSPLGQHDILEESHSSLMELMEDDFHYNLDSRIDSSAILWGTEQELNGDMAVLPDSGVATVYPKMEHIKEDFAKMLTDWQEHIGSLQASDPEEDIDVKDMVGLDIGMPEKVSTDIPDNIFEDEPAFCSYPTPKKQKSGSPYKAKFEKSDFSESQRIVIFDSPAKLKPQSSICSGLKQPKTEMNDTVGGKDRTVKLKAPTDMKKIKLEKTEFTHSRETEMEDCIDVETVSEQVPVLEARDVKSLLEQFEASEAVTPRTSITSYSQGITSSEVPSAHHSKSVSGASKSLLTPNKKPAEAVDSTLHQNIMDSLPKEVIDRIKASGRKRVIPLIPAIPTRKSGTRSSGTRMQDAAATLSRNKLLKIVTCNSNGNGRADGSVQLDHDYCSSASPITSCSESNAEFDRQCSDSEKFLSKKDDSSKQSISQTVRAAKFETGSRITGRKTLPKSSDSWADHNSKKDSGLESGDVSDASEELPSAVKSSGTKISEIAIERSKEPHQDSLLKQTNITTTSTTSISTIVNNLCTSKTVTKPSPVHEMKIRSALATSILQLRKGVLTKTKPVLDIANGRRAGAYIVGMETGNPKVQQMVSVLKKPPTGPPTTLAITSNPNESIVTTTNSSNGEVQNIIVQDFEQANEDVQKPVRKKLNLAEYRSRRDKNRSDNSRTNSPIQPMTLIYIHHVSTTTEPIKDDPENPVWSEREIVSVLKPKADVEEEKNRPKVITHDVGIQTNETVFNSPAKNNTLNNEKRTDQIRDRKNRRYRRRRDSSSLSRSRSRSSSKSRSTSTSHRRSTTRRRRISHRRSSVSSSSSWSSRSRSRSRSTSRSLSRSRSRSRSSRSSRSRSRSRSRSSSTSRSRSRSSSRYSSCSRSPTPPNSGKGKTLGHRRRLRRDHAPSYDRPRRHSSDSSHSYQSWRRSSSSLGRKPYDTWTDREKQRQVEERRVIYVGRLEEGVMKADLRRRFEAFGPVVDISVHFREHGDNYGFVTFAYKNDAYEAVEHGNDDPSQPRYDLCFGGRRAFCKVKYADLDGMASNSLGGGRGGSKLESDNSFDLLLKEAQAKLRKRKV
- the LOC105693164 gene encoding serine/arginine repetitive matrix protein 2 isoform X3, yielding METGFLNFRDEEHFSGFSSPLGQHDILEESHSSLMELMEDDFHYNLDSRIDSSAILWGTEQELNGDMAVLPDSGVATVYPKMEHIKEDFAKMLTDWQEHIGSLQASDPEEDIDVKDMVGLDIGMPEKVSTDIPDNIFEDEPAFCSYPTPKKQKSGSPYKAKFEKSDFSESQRIVIFDSPAKLKPQSSICSGLKQPKTEMNDTVGGKDRTVKLKAPTDMKKIKLEKTEFTHSRETEMEDCIDVETVSEQVPVLEARDVKSLLEQFEASEAVTPRTSITSYSQGITSSEVPSAHHSKSVSGASKSLLTPNKKPAEAVDSTLHQNIMDSLPKEVIDRIKASGRKRVIPLIPAIPTRKSGTRSSGTRMQDAAATLSRNKLLKIVTCNSNGNGRADGSVQLDHDYCSSASPITSCSESNAEFDRQCSDSEKFLSKKDDSSKQSISQTVRAAKFETGSRITGRKTLPKSSDSWADHNSKKDSGLESGDVSDASEELPSAVKSSGTKISEIAIERSKEPHQDSLLKQTNITTTSTTSISTIVNNLCTSKTVTKPSPVHEMKIRSALATSILQLRKGVLTKTKPVLDIANGRRAGAYIVGMETGNPKVQQMVSVLKKPPTGPPTTLAITSNPNESIVTTTNSSNGEVQNIIVQDFEQANEDVQKPVRKKLNLAEYRSRRDKNRSDNSRTNSPIQPMTLIYIHHVSTTTEPIKDDPENPVWSEREIVSVLKPKADVEEEKNRPKVITHDVGIQTNETVFNSPAKNNTLNNEKRTDQIRDRKNRRYRRRRDSSSLSRSRSRSSSKSRSTSTSHRRSTTRRRRISHRRSSVSSSSSWSSRSRSRSRSTSRSLSRSRSRSRSSRSSRSRSRSRSRSSSTSRSRSRSSSRYSSCSRSSSSLGRKPYDTWTDREKQRQVEERRVIYVGRLEEGVMKADLRRRFEAFGPVVDISVHFREHGDNYGFVTFAYKNDAYEAVEHGNDDPSQPRYDLCFGGRRAFCKVKYADLDGMASNSLGGGRGGSKLESDNSFDLLLKEAQAKLRKRKV
- the LOC105693164 gene encoding serine/arginine repetitive matrix protein 2 isoform X2; protein product: METGFLNFRDEEHFSGFSSPLGQHDILEESHSSLMELMEDDFHYNLDSRIDSSAILWGTEQELNGDMAVLPDSGVATVYPKMEHIKEDFAKMLTDWQEHIGSLQASDPEEDIDVKDMVGLDIGMPEKVSTDIPDNIFEDEPAFCSYPTPKKQKSGSPYKAKFEKSDFSESQRIAKLKPQSSICSGLKQPKTEMNDTVGGKDRTVKLKAPTDMKKIKLEKTEFTHSRETEMEDCIDVETVSEQVPVLEARDVKSLLEQFEASEAVTPRTSITSYSQGITSSEVPSAHHSKSVSGASKSLLTPNKKPAEAVDSTLHQNIMDSLPKEVIDRIKASGRKRVIPLIPAIPTRKSGTRSSGTRMQDAAATLSRNKLLKIVTCNSNGNGRADGSVQLDHDYCSSASPITSCSESNAEFDRQCSDSEKFLSKKDDSSKQSISQTVRAAKFETGSRITGRKTLPKSSDSWADHNSKKDSGLESGDVSDASEELPSAVKSSGTKISEIAIERSKEPHQDSLLKQTNITTTSTTSISTIVNNLCTSKTVTKPSPVHEMKIRSALATSILQLRKGVLTKTKPVLDIANGRRAGAYIVGMETGNPKVQQMVSVLKKPPTGPPTTLAITSNPNESIVTTTNSSNGEVQNIIVQDFEQANEDVQKPVRKKLNLAEYRSRRDKNRSDNSRTNSPIQPMTLIYIHHVSTTTEPIKDDPENPVWSEREIVSVLKPKADVEEEKNRPKVITHDVGIQTNETVFNSPAKNNTLNNEKRTDQIRDRKNRRYRRRRDSSSLSRSRSRSSSKSRSTSTSHRRSTTRRRRISHRRSSVSSSSSWSSRSRSRSRSTSRSLSRSRSRSRSSRSSRSRSRSRSRSSSTSRSRSRSSSRYSSCSRSPTPPNSGKGKTLGHRRRLRRDHAPSYDRPRRHSSDSSHSYQSWRRSSSSLGRKPYDTWTDREKQRQVEERRVIYVGRLEEGVMKADLRRRFEAFGPVVDISVHFREHGDNYGFVTFAYKNDAYEAVEHGNDDPSQPRYDLCFGGRRAFCKVKYADLDGMASNSLGGGRGGSKLESDNSFDLLLKEAQAKLRKRKV